Within the Ochrobactrum vermis genome, the region TCCATCGTGACTGACAGTCATCGTCCCTGCCGTGACGGAGACGGACACATCCTCGATACCACGCACCCGCCGCACGGCAGTATCGATCTTGGCTGCACAGGATGCGCAATCCATTCCATCGATGCGAAAGCGAATCTGGTTCAATATTTCAGTCATGATCTGCTCTTTTCAGGATCGCTCTTGAATTGTCCTGAGCAAGGTCTACATCCTCTAGTGACTAGAGGAGCAAGCGGAAAATGAACATAAATATACCGATCGGCGAAGCGTCGAAGGCGAGCGGCGTCAAAGTACCGACGATCCGTTACTACGAGCAGATCGGCCTGCTGCCCTCACCGCCACGCAGTGATGGCAATCGTCGTCTCTACGACCAGCAGGATGTCCAACGGCTGCTTTTCATTCGCCATGCACGCGATCTGGGTTTCGAGGTGGACGCCATCCGCACCCTTCTCGATCTTCAGGACAATCCCGACCAGTCATGTGCAGCAGCCGACGCTATTGCACGCGCACGCTTGAGCGATGTGGAACACCGCATCACAAAGCTGCTGTCGCTTAAAACCGAATTGCAGCGCATGCTGGAATGTACGGCCCATGGCCGGATCGACCAGTGCCGCGTGATAGAGATTCTCGGCAATCACGAGGAATGCGCACATCCCAAACATTGAATTCTGACCGCCGGTCAGTTCACCTTGGAAAAACGGGTGGCCTCGATCTTGAGCGTACCGATCCGCGTGCCGATTCGCGCCACAACGGGTGCGTAGATGCCCGAATTGCCGAGCGATGCGAAGGAGATCGTCATCCGGCTGCGATTGCTCAGATAATCGATGGCCTTCTTGCCCTTCTGATACCCCGAAATCGGAACGAACTTTGCCGAGCAGATAACCGATTCGCCGGTAAAGCCGTCTGTTGTGAATGATTCGGTGCCGTTGAAAGAAAGCTTGATCTCCGCACGCATCTGGCCGTCGAACACACTCAGCGAACGGTCGCAGACCGCCCGACCGTTCTTTGCCGGTATCATCAATGCACTCAGCGGGTCGCTGACATTGAGAAGATCCTGCGGCGATGTTTCCACCCAGGGATCGCGCTTTTTCACCGGAGGCTGGTTTTCCGCCGCGACGACATTGCCATTGGCGAAGCGGATTGTGGTGCTCTTGTTCTTGCGGCCATGCTTATAGGCCAGATCGAAGCTCCTGGGCACGACCTTGCCGCTGACGGCACTGCCGGTAACGTGTACGGTTCCATCCGTATTATCAAATACCCGCGCCAGACCGGAAGTCAGAAAACGTCCGTTGAGATTGTAATTGGCGCCATTGACCGTGGTTTCTATGGCGGACCGCGCAATCGAAAGCCCGAAAATGGAGATATCGTATTCGGTCCGATAAAGATCATTGGCGTTGGCCGATCCGCTCGCAATCATCAATGCCGCAAAGACTGGGCCCGCAAAGGCTGGGCCTGCACAGGCTAGCACACCATAATGCGCCAGCCGGTGCCAGACGGGCTTCAACTTATGCGACGGTTCGATCATGCGCGCATTCCTTCCGCTAAAGCACATCTCGGAAAAACGGGAACCGGTTTTCCGATAGAGACATGCGTAAAGACAAAAACTCAAAGCAGATCCGCTTTATCCTAGCTTGCGACTTGTTTTTCGTCCGGCAGCTCCACGATGGTTTTCAACCACATTGGAACGCCACAAAGTTGCGTGAGATTCTTCGATACAGTATCTGTGCAGCAGGCAAAACCGGCGAAGTTATGATCGCAAGCTTTCGTGAAGACCGTGCGAAAGCCGGAAAACCGCGTCTTTGCGCAATGGATACGGAATCTCACTTGACTGCAACGGCTGCTGTCACTATAGAAACGCGACTTTCCCAATAGGCCGCCTGTCCGAGATCGCGCGCCAGCAGCATCAAACTGCGTTGATTGCTTGAATTCGGACATTCGGGTCGGGGCCTGAAAAGAACGTAATTAAAGGTGAGACCAAAATGTCCCGCGCTTGTGA harbors:
- a CDS encoding DUF3108 domain-containing protein, which encodes MIEPSHKLKPVWHRLAHYGVLACAGPAFAGPVFAALMIASGSANANDLYRTEYDISIFGLSIARSAIETTVNGANYNLNGRFLTSGLARVFDNTDGTVHVTGSAVSGKVVPRSFDLAYKHGRKNKSTTIRFANGNVVAAENQPPVKKRDPWVETSPQDLLNVSDPLSALMIPAKNGRAVCDRSLSVFDGQMRAEIKLSFNGTESFTTDGFTGESVICSAKFVPISGYQKGKKAIDYLSNRSRMTISFASLGNSGIYAPVVARIGTRIGTLKIEATRFSKVN
- a CDS encoding MerR family transcriptional regulator, which produces MNINIPIGEASKASGVKVPTIRYYEQIGLLPSPPRSDGNRRLYDQQDVQRLLFIRHARDLGFEVDAIRTLLDLQDNPDQSCAAADAIARARLSDVEHRITKLLSLKTELQRMLECTAHGRIDQCRVIEILGNHEECAHPKH